A portion of the Streptomyces coeruleoprunus genome contains these proteins:
- a CDS encoding TetR/AcrR family transcriptional regulator: MRQPPDRTPLPLVGAPPGGPERTERAERADAAGNRRRILEAAAALVAEKGPAALTMNAVAHAAGMGVGTVYRRFGDIAQLLLALLDERERQFQEAFMGGPPPLGPGAPPQDRLRAFLHALADHVAEQQETMLAAEKAAPTARYRSGAYATTHAHASMLVAQIRPEADPALLTHLLLAPFVPSLMQYLTGEFGRSVEQVKAGTDELLRCFTSAE, from the coding sequence ATGAGACAGCCGCCAGACCGCACCCCGCTGCCCCTCGTGGGCGCGCCCCCGGGCGGGCCGGAGCGCACGGAACGCGCGGAGCGCGCGGACGCCGCCGGAAACCGGCGCAGGATCCTGGAGGCGGCGGCCGCGCTCGTCGCCGAGAAGGGGCCCGCCGCGCTCACCATGAACGCGGTCGCGCACGCGGCCGGCATGGGCGTCGGCACCGTCTACCGCCGCTTCGGCGACATCGCCCAGCTGCTGCTCGCCCTGCTCGACGAGCGCGAACGGCAGTTCCAGGAGGCCTTCATGGGCGGGCCGCCGCCGCTGGGGCCCGGCGCGCCGCCGCAGGACCGGCTGCGCGCGTTCCTGCACGCGCTGGCCGACCACGTGGCCGAGCAGCAGGAGACGATGCTCGCCGCGGAGAAGGCCGCACCCACGGCGCGCTACCGCAGCGGGGCGTACGCGACGACGCACGCGCACGCGTCGATGCTGGTCGCGCAGATCAGGCCGGAGGCGGATCCGGCGCTGCTGACGCATCTACTGCTGGCGCCGTTCGTGCCGAGTCTGATGCAGTACCTGACCGGCGAGTTCGGGCGGTCGGTGGAGCAGGTGAAGGCGGGCACGGACGAGCTGCTGAGGTGCTTCACGTCCGCGGAGTGA